The sequence GTCCTGGGCTTCGCGGCGGCCTTCGGCGGTCTCGGCGCCTTCCTTCTGGTGCTCGTCCTGGGCGCCGTCGGGCTCCTCATCGGCCGCATCGTCGAGAGCGGCGAGATCGACCTGTCCCGGCTGGGCGTGAGGCGGCAATGACCACACCGGTCGAGCACCGCGCCGCATCCACCGAGGCGCCCGCGGACGTGCGCGGTCTCCCGGCACAGCGGCCGGGAGGCACCTCACCCGCGGACGCGGCCCGGCCCGCCCCGCCCATCCGGCCGGTACGGCCCGCCGTACCGGCCGAGCGGCGCGGGAAGACGGACATCGCGGAGCGGGTGGTGTCGCGCATCGCGGCGCGCGCGGCCCGGGAGGTGGCACGGGTGCTGGAGGTCCGCGAGCGGGGGCCGCTGACCTTCGGAGAACGCACCCGTGCCACCCTGGACGGAGATCTCACGGTGCTGAGACTGGACGTGTCGGTGGAGTATCCCGCTCCGCTCCGGCAGGTCACCGAGGCGGTCCGGCGGCACGTCGCCGACCGGGTCAGCGTGCTGACCGGCCTGCACGTCGACCACGTCGACATCGACGTGACCGGCGTGATGCCGTCCGGGGAAGAGGACCGCCGATGACGGCCACCTCCGATCCGCCCCACCGAACCTCCGGGTCGAGTCCCGCACCGGAGCCGCCGGCCGCACCCGGCGCGGAGCTCACGGAACAGGCCCCACCGCCCACACCCGCCGGAGTCCCGAGGAACCGGGCGGCGGACCGGGCGGCGAACAGGGCCTTCCGTCCGCGCCGGGTGGTCCCCGCCGTGATCACGGCCGCCCTGATGACCGTGATCGGCGTCCTGGTCGCGGTGGAGACGATCTCCGCGCTGTTCGGCCGCCCGGCGCGCTGGGTGCCGTACGACCGGATGCTGGGCTGGGCGTCCTCGACGCCGTGGAACGACCCGCGGGTGATGCTCGGCGCGAGCGTGGTCACCGCGCTCGGCCTGCTGCTGGTGCTGCTCGCGCTCGTCCCCGGACGGCCCAGGTTCATCCCGGCGAGGACCGGCGACCCCGACCTGGTCATCGGCATGCAGCGCCGCGGCTTCACCCGTTCCCTGGCCCACGCCGCCCGGCAGGTCCAGGGCGTCGACCACGCCCGGGTGCGGCTGCACGGCAAGACCGCCCAGGTGACGGCCGGCAGCCACCTGCGGGACACCACCGGGCTGGCCGAGGCCGTACGGCTGGCCGTCACCGACCGGATCACCGCGCTCGCTCCGGTGGACGACTATCCCGTGCGCGTGAACCTGCGAGGAAGGTGATCGCCTTGGACAGGAGGACCTCAAGGGGCAACCGGCTGGGGCTGCTGATCATCGGGCTGCTGCTGACGGCCCTGGGCGGCCTCACGGTCGCCCGTGGCGCGGGCGCGTTCCCGCAGAACTGGGCACCCGCCCGCGAGCCGCTCGTCAACGGCCCGGTGCGCGAGGCCTTCACCCGCTACGACCCGTGGCTGTGGTGGGCGATCGCCGCCGGGGGGATCGTGCTGGCCCTGTTCGGCCTGCGCTGGCTGCTGGTCCAGGGACGGCGCGCCAGGCTGGGCGACATCCGCCTGGCGAGCGGCCCCGGAGGGGTCACCGATCTCCATACCGGCGGCGTGGCCGACGCGATGGCCGCCGACGTCCGCGCGCACCCCGCGATCCTCGGCGCCAGCGCCGCGATGGTCGGCACCGAAGCACACCCGGAGGTGCGGGTGCGGTTGGTGGCCGCCGAGAGCCTCCCGATGAACGCGATCCGCGAGCAGCTGGACGGGGTGGCCATCCCGCACATGCGCCAGGCGCTGGAGACCGAGCGCATCCCGGCCGTCGCTCAGGTGAGCCTGGAGGAGCCGCCACGCTCCCGCAGGACCGTCGCCTGACGGCGTGGCCGGGGGAGGCGGCGCTCGCGGTGCGGCGGGGGGCGGTAGGGCAGGATGGGTTACATGAGCGTTGTCAAGATCAATGTGCTGACCGTGCCGGCGGAGATGCGCGAGGAGCTGGAGCGCCGCTTCTCCGGACGCGCCGGGATCGTGGAGTCGGCGGACGGATTCGAGTGGTTCGAGCTGCTCCGCCCGGTGGAGGGCACCGACCAATACATGGTCTACACCCGCTG comes from Streptosporangium roseum DSM 43021 and encodes:
- a CDS encoding Asp23/Gls24 family envelope stress response protein, whose product is MTTPVEHRAASTEAPADVRGLPAQRPGGTSPADAARPAPPIRPVRPAVPAERRGKTDIAERVVSRIAARAAREVARVLEVRERGPLTFGERTRATLDGDLTVLRLDVSVEYPAPLRQVTEAVRRHVADRVSVLTGLHVDHVDIDVTGVMPSGEEDRR
- a CDS encoding DUF6286 domain-containing protein; protein product: MITAALMTVIGVLVAVETISALFGRPARWVPYDRMLGWASSTPWNDPRVMLGASVVTALGLLLVLLALVPGRPRFIPARTGDPDLVIGMQRRGFTRSLAHAARQVQGVDHARVRLHGKTAQVTAGSHLRDTTGLAEAVRLAVTDRITALAPVDDYPVRVNLRGR